TAACACATTAAAACCACAGGCATGGCATAAATTATCATTTATTGTTTCATTTGCGCGCTCAAGTTCTGGAGGAACGAGTTCTGCTACTACATTGGAGTAATAATCTAATCACATTCGAAGGCTACTAGGTCTCTCCTAGTAATCTAGCATCTCCTTTTTAAACATATATAGTTTTTAACTGGACGCACGACAGCCATATATAAGTGATCTAAAGCCAGTTTACTATATGCACCGCAATCCAACCAACAAAAGATTTATGACTTTTATTTAATGGGTACTTGTGTATCCAGTAAATGTTTAGTTTTGTCAAGTTGATCAGCTCATGGCGGCACCACTTCCATACAGATTCAATAATATAGAGACAATCGTCGGAGACATAGTTAAGGCATGTACAAGCCTGAGACTTTGGATCGGACATCTAAGACTGCATAAATATCTCGGAATCATAAGAGTTTGTCTCTTATGTTTTTTTAATTAACTCTCTAAAGATCTCTAAATCATAAATGCAGTTAATAAATAATATATATGAAAATTCATGTGCATAAGAGTTCGTCGCTTATATGTTTTAATTAACTCTCTAAAGATCGCTCAAGAGATCTTATATTAAATAGAGTTATACATGCCTTGTCTATCCCCTTTTTATGCTCGAACATAGATACCTCGAACCTTGTAGTACAGGAGATTATCCACACACTATGCCCATATTTATATAAAACTAACTCAGCTTGTTACATGCATGTGCCTCGACCGACTCCAATTTGATGAGGAGAGCAATCCACATCTGTGGTTTAATTAGACGCAGTGTTTAAGGCTAAACACACCTATGGAATCATTTGATCTTCTGTAAAATTCGTAGGGAGCGCCTACTAGTACTGCCGGTTCTGGTGATACTAGGCTTCTAATTACTTGACAAGCTGACTTCATCATAGTCGTCGAGGGATAGGAACAACTCATCCAAGCATGAAAGCTCCATGCCCTCGTCGTCATGGCAGTTCGCCTGCGACCCGCCGCCCGTCGAATCAAACACTCGGCATATCACCCAGTTACTGAACTCCTGTAATGGTCATGGAAGCATTTTTTATATTACCCTTGTCAAGATAATCATGCATGCcgtatatatacatgtataaaTACAGTAGTGCCTGTGCCTACACACACGCACAAGTAGCTAGCTCGATCTTACTGTGTTTGGGTGATGCGATTTCTTGCTCGAACTATGGATTGATGAagcgctactgctgctgctgctaccccCCGTCCTCCCATCCAGCAAGTGATACTCATGCATGATCCAGTTTGTTTCGGCCCCATCAGAGGGCTCTCCAGTGGAGAAGACGAGCGTCTTCTTCAGGCCGACGACGACgctgcagccgccgccgccgctcagcACCGTCTCGTCAGCACAAACAGAGCTCCAGTACCCGTTCGGCGTGGCCCTACTTTGCTTCGCGTGGCTGAAGAAGTACCACTGGCTACCAGCCTCAAGCGCTTTGCCTAGGAAAGGGGAGAAGAGGATTTGTTGATTATTATTGCTAGCAAATCGATCAGGGACGACCCTCACAAAGCCAATAGCTAGCGAATAGCGATGCTGATGACAGCAAGCAGAATGAATAGATAGATCACTAGCTTGGAATCAGTCAGACGATACACAAACACACATAGATATATACGTACCATTCAGTTCCCATGGATCGTGGTGATTCATGCACACCGTGGGCACGATGTCCGGCTGGCATGGGAGGAGCGAGGCTTTGCGGCGGAGGAAGTGGACGACGAGCTCTTCGTCTGACGGGAAGAAGTGGAAGCCAGGGGGAAGAAGGTTAGAATCAGAAGCTCCCCCCATGATCAGCTGAGGCGCCGAGCTGAGGAGGTGAGGAGGTGCAAGATCGATTGGAACGGATCAGCGCAGGTGCAAAGGATATATATGAGCGAGATGAGAGAACAAAAAAAAAAGCAGGCGTGCTTTGCTTAGCAGTAGTGCGATGGCTTTTTGCACTATTTATAGCCGGCGCCGTATGCGTGTATATATGCATCATCTGGGAGATAGGATCGAGGGAGAGAGACGTAGCGTCGGCCAATGGTTTTGAGGCGGCTGCGCGCGGCATGGACGCATGGTGTGATTAATAGCTTTCAGAAGCCTGGCAACTCCAAGTGTTCATCTTTAAAATCATTTCTCGCCCTTTCCATTTTTTTGTTTAATCATGCGCTGCGAAGTCTGCTGGTGTACACAGAGCAGTATATATATATCTTGCTTCGATGCATCATGCATGGTGCGTCATCGATCATGCCCATCTCTGGCCATCTGCATATTCTTTCGATTT
This portion of the Zea mays cultivar B73 chromosome 2, Zm-B73-REFERENCE-NAM-5.0, whole genome shotgun sequence genome encodes:
- the LOC100382216 gene encoding NAC domain-containing protein 104 isoform X1; the encoded protein is MGGASDSNLLPPGFHFFPSDEELVVHFLRRKASLLPCQPDIVPTVCMNHHDPWELNGKALEAGSQWYFFSHAKQSRATPNGYWSSVCADETVLSGGGGCSVVVGLKKTLVFSTGEPSDGAETNWIMHEYHLLDGRTGGSSSSSSASSIHSSSKKSHHPNTEFSNWVICRVFDSTGGGSQANCHDDEGMELSCLDELFLSLDDYDEVSLSSN
- the LOC100382216 gene encoding NAC domain-containing protein 104, which encodes MGGASDSNLLPPGFHFFPSDEELVVHFLRRKASLLPCQPDIVPTVCMNHHDPWELNGKALEAGSQWYFFSHAKQSRATPNGYWSSVCADETVLSGGGGCSVVVGLKKTLVFSTGEPSDGAETNWIMHEYHLLDGRTGGSSSSSSASSIHSSSKKSHHPNTVRSS